In Kangiella profundi, one DNA window encodes the following:
- a CDS encoding DUF2069 domain-containing protein has product MQNELNPYLLSALRYRLIGLITYLAIVVMMPFFIVKNHESQSLVYFSLVIWWAPLLIALPGLFKGKTYTYGWTGFIILLPFFYAFFYIIEPEKFQWSLIITILCVIYFFASVLYVKKNALGHGIKTNKDAKKAKGLE; this is encoded by the coding sequence ATGCAAAACGAACTTAACCCCTATTTACTCAGTGCTCTTCGCTATCGATTAATTGGACTGATTACCTACCTTGCGATTGTGGTTATGATGCCTTTCTTTATTGTAAAGAATCACGAAAGCCAATCCCTGGTATACTTTTCGCTTGTCATTTGGTGGGCGCCTTTACTGATAGCACTACCAGGTTTATTTAAAGGCAAAACTTACACTTATGGCTGGACCGGCTTTATTATTTTATTGCCCTTCTTCTATGCCTTCTTCTATATCATTGAACCAGAAAAATTTCAGTGGTCACTAATCATTACAATTCTTTGTGTCATTTATTTCTTCGCATCTGTTTTATACGTAAAAAAGAATGCTCTCGGACATGGCATAAAGACCAACAAAGATGCCAAAAAAGCAAAAGGGCTGGAATAA
- the arsC gene encoding arsenate reductase (glutaredoxin) (This arsenate reductase requires both glutathione and glutaredoxin to convert arsenate to arsenite, after which the efflux transporter formed by ArsA and ArsB can extrude the arsenite from the cell, providing resistance.) — MSEINILHNPRCSKSRQTLALLQENGVEPNVIEYLKNPPSKTKLKQIVKLLGVTPRDIIRTKEAEYKEAGLDNPELTKEQVLELMVANPKVIERPIVFSNNKAAVGRPPENVLAVIK, encoded by the coding sequence ATGAGTGAAATTAACATCTTACATAATCCACGCTGTTCCAAATCACGCCAAACCCTGGCTCTATTGCAAGAAAATGGTGTTGAGCCAAATGTTATCGAATATCTGAAGAACCCACCAAGCAAAACAAAGCTCAAGCAAATTGTAAAGTTACTGGGTGTCACTCCTCGAGATATTATCCGCACCAAAGAAGCAGAATATAAAGAAGCCGGTCTGGATAATCCAGAACTGACCAAAGAACAGGTTCTTGAGCTAATGGTTGCGAACCCAAAAGTTATTGAACGCCCTATCGTATTCTCAAATAATAAAGCTGCGGTCGGTCGTCCACCCGAAAACGTTTTGGCAGTTATCAAGTAA
- a CDS encoding YihY family inner membrane protein translates to MEKRWKWLKAFIKFVFIQFNRKQASAMAAELTLSNMLALVPLMTVAVSLMAVFPAFESVNAQVQSLIFDNLLPETGLAVQEHLNEYVSKSKNLSAIGFGFLIVTSLLLMRSIDRSINSLWETPTQRKGIHKILAYWAMLTMAPILIAASLAASSYFAALPIVSELSGVLTFGLPFILIVLAFSALYAVVPFTQVKFYKALIAAAITAILFELAKYGFAIFITKFSSYELIYGAITAIPIFFLWVYLSWSILLLGVIICFGLHRFEMDSEKHEHEFISILKILQFFTQAQEKESSLSLQQLKSKFSYLHEQTVRGYLEQLMRLNFLAKLESEQYCLKLTGRSLTIDEVYRRGNWRLPNNNQVLSDDKDDIFSQPIERANLELDKALEISLVPTNSKDS, encoded by the coding sequence ATGGAAAAAAGATGGAAGTGGTTAAAAGCCTTCATTAAATTTGTTTTTATCCAGTTTAATCGCAAGCAAGCTAGTGCCATGGCGGCGGAGCTTACATTGAGCAATATGTTGGCTCTGGTTCCGTTGATGACGGTTGCTGTCAGTCTGATGGCAGTGTTTCCTGCTTTTGAAAGTGTGAATGCCCAGGTCCAATCGCTTATTTTCGATAACCTGCTACCTGAAACAGGCCTTGCCGTTCAAGAACATCTCAATGAGTATGTATCGAAATCAAAAAATCTTTCGGCGATTGGCTTTGGCTTTTTAATCGTCACTTCACTATTGTTGATGCGCTCTATTGACCGATCTATCAATTCGCTGTGGGAGACGCCTACACAACGCAAAGGAATCCATAAAATTCTAGCCTATTGGGCCATGCTAACGATGGCTCCTATTCTGATTGCAGCTAGCCTGGCAGCATCTTCATATTTTGCAGCTTTGCCTATTGTTTCAGAGTTAAGTGGAGTCCTGACTTTTGGCTTACCTTTTATTTTGATCGTGCTGGCCTTTTCGGCCTTATATGCAGTAGTACCTTTTACCCAGGTAAAATTTTATAAAGCCCTGATAGCAGCTGCAATTACCGCAATTTTGTTTGAACTAGCCAAGTATGGATTCGCAATTTTTATTACCAAGTTTTCTAGTTATGAATTGATTTATGGTGCCATTACTGCGATTCCTATTTTCTTTCTGTGGGTTTATCTTTCTTGGTCCATTTTGTTGCTAGGGGTAATTATATGTTTTGGGTTGCATCGATTCGAGATGGATAGTGAAAAACATGAACACGAGTTTATTTCTATCTTAAAAATATTACAGTTCTTTACTCAGGCCCAGGAAAAGGAAAGTTCATTGTCGTTACAGCAGCTAAAGAGCAAGTTCAGTTATTTGCATGAGCAGACCGTTCGGGGCTATCTGGAGCAGCTAATGAGATTAAACTTTCTAGCAAAACTCGAAAGTGAACAGTATTGTCTAAAACTTACTGGCAGAAGCTTAACCATTGACGAAGTTTATCGTCGAGGAAACTGGCGATTGCCGAACAATAACCAGGTTCTGTCAGATGATAAAGATGATATTTTTAGTCAGCCAATCGAGCGAGCAAACCTTGAATTGGATAAAGCATTGGAGATTTCGTTAGTCCCTACGAATTCCAAAGATAGCTAG
- a CDS encoding M48 family metalloprotease, giving the protein MKEPKKARLSKLNALLALSLSISTALSPVMVKAASNDLPKLGEAAGATMSVAEEQMIGDRIMTQIRRSQYLMKDPLITDYIQQLGHKLVAANPDALGRRFQFFVIQESSINAFALPGGYIGIHSGLITASQSESELASVLGHEVAHVTQRHLARRLEQQDKISIPTILGVLASVIAATQDPEAGIAGMSATQAAAQQSIISHTRDNEEEADRIGITMLSSAGFDVRAAADFFETMQQASRYTQKPPEILLTHPLSRNRIAAARERAQLYPQVEHQNSLDYHLVKARIKSIDLVNSEDSFRLLDQKYNQKQQNSVEDRYLYAELLKSRGKTQKALSILTDLYQEYSDNHLLLFTLAETHKANKTSSEILPELTKQLEKTPGSTKLLLATAQIYLDNKQPEAAEKLLLRYVDVNRHNPNYLYILAEAQAQAGRTPEMHETTGQYLLLLGDLRTAKKHFELALNGTSEDPYAQTRIQARLDEVNKKIREILTENARSRFTTG; this is encoded by the coding sequence ATGAAAGAACCTAAAAAAGCGCGTCTATCAAAGCTTAACGCCTTGCTTGCTCTATCACTCAGCATATCTACAGCGCTTTCCCCAGTTATGGTAAAGGCCGCCAGCAATGACTTGCCCAAATTAGGGGAAGCAGCTGGAGCAACCATGTCCGTAGCTGAAGAGCAGATGATTGGCGACAGAATAATGACACAAATACGTCGAAGTCAGTACTTAATGAAAGACCCGCTGATTACAGACTATATCCAGCAGTTAGGCCATAAATTAGTCGCAGCTAACCCGGATGCCTTAGGCAGGCGCTTCCAGTTTTTCGTTATTCAGGAAAGCTCGATTAATGCATTTGCTTTGCCAGGAGGCTATATCGGCATCCACTCAGGGCTAATCACCGCTTCACAAAGTGAAAGCGAGCTGGCTTCAGTGCTGGGTCATGAGGTGGCGCATGTTACTCAAAGGCATCTGGCTCGACGTTTAGAGCAACAGGACAAAATCTCGATACCTACAATTTTAGGAGTGCTAGCCTCTGTTATTGCTGCCACGCAAGACCCGGAGGCAGGAATTGCTGGAATGAGCGCCACTCAGGCAGCCGCTCAGCAGAGTATTATTTCGCACACCAGAGACAACGAAGAAGAAGCCGATAGAATTGGTATTACCATGTTATCTAGCGCAGGCTTTGACGTTAGAGCCGCTGCCGATTTCTTTGAAACTATGCAACAGGCAAGCCGCTACACTCAGAAACCGCCAGAAATTTTGTTAACACACCCACTATCAAGAAACCGAATCGCGGCTGCCCGCGAACGAGCTCAACTTTACCCGCAGGTTGAACATCAAAACTCACTTGATTACCACTTGGTAAAAGCCCGGATTAAAAGTATCGACTTAGTTAACAGCGAAGATAGTTTTCGCTTGCTCGATCAGAAGTACAATCAAAAGCAGCAGAACTCGGTCGAAGATCGGTATCTTTATGCCGAGCTGTTAAAAAGCAGAGGCAAGACCCAAAAAGCATTATCAATATTAACTGACCTTTATCAGGAGTATTCAGATAATCATCTGCTGTTATTTACCCTCGCAGAAACCCACAAAGCCAATAAAACATCATCCGAAATTTTGCCAGAGCTGACTAAACAATTGGAAAAGACACCCGGCTCGACAAAGTTGCTTTTAGCGACTGCACAAATTTATCTGGACAACAAACAGCCTGAAGCAGCCGAAAAATTGTTGCTAAGGTATGTGGATGTCAATCGCCATAATCCTAATTACCTTTATATTCTGGCAGAAGCTCAGGCCCAGGCAGGCAGAACTCCTGAAATGCATGAAACTACTGGCCAATACCTATTATTGCTGGGTGATCTGAGAACGGCAAAGAAACACTTTGAACTAGCTCTTAATGGTACTTCGGAAGACCCCTACGCTCAGACCAGAATTCAAGCTCGGCTTGACGAGGTTAATAAAAAGATTCGTGAAATACTTACAGAAAATGCACGCTCAAGATTTACAACGGGCTAA
- a CDS encoding TlpA family protein disulfide reductase, whose product MIIMRHLCLRILLIGLAALSLAACDNSKEFSLLNGEQKNLSDYRGDWLVVNFWAEWCPPCLEEIPELNLLAQENDNIKVLGVSFDKLPNDELSALIEKLDIQYPVVATEPMPYLPMERPLSLPASYIVTPKGEIMGPLMGKVDRHKIVEIIEKVQSAQTAN is encoded by the coding sequence ATGATTATTATGAGACATTTGTGTTTGCGCATCCTTCTTATAGGCCTTGCTGCGTTATCGCTTGCTGCTTGCGATAACAGTAAAGAGTTTTCGCTTTTAAACGGTGAGCAGAAGAACCTGTCAGATTACCGTGGTGACTGGCTTGTAGTTAATTTCTGGGCTGAATGGTGTCCACCATGTCTGGAAGAAATTCCAGAGCTGAACTTGCTCGCTCAAGAAAACGACAATATAAAGGTTCTTGGGGTGAGCTTTGATAAGCTACCAAATGATGAGCTAAGTGCGCTCATAGAGAAACTCGACATTCAGTATCCTGTTGTAGCGACGGAGCCTATGCCTTACTTGCCAATGGAGCGCCCACTAAGTTTGCCAGCCAGTTATATTGTCACGCCTAAAGGTGAGATCATGGGGCCTTTAATGGGCAAGGTTGATCGTCATAAGATTGTAGAGATTATTGAGAAAGTTCAGTCAGCACAAACTGCAAATTAA
- the dapA gene encoding 4-hydroxy-tetrahydrodipicolinate synthase, producing MFSGSIVAIVSPLQSDGSIDENALKELIEWHINEGTHGIVIMGTTGESATVDSKDYQAAIQLTVKQVGGRVPVIAGTGSISTKKTIALTQQAEAMGVDAALVVTPYYCKPSQEGLFQHFKTVAENTKLPIILYNVPGRTACDLKPNTVARLAELNNIVAIKEATGDISRVEELNRVCKTPITLLSGDDATALEFMKLGGHGVISVTANVAPALMSRMCELAKAEQWKQATVINDKLSALHQDLFVEANPIPVKWALAKMGKCEETILLPLTVLAEQYHSQVLQALEQANVDIK from the coding sequence ATGTTTTCAGGTAGCATTGTTGCAATTGTCAGCCCTTTGCAGTCTGATGGTTCAATAGATGAAAATGCGTTAAAAGAGCTTATTGAGTGGCACATAAATGAAGGTACACACGGTATCGTCATTATGGGCACTACAGGCGAGTCTGCCACAGTTGATAGTAAAGACTATCAAGCAGCAATTCAGCTGACGGTTAAGCAAGTAGGCGGGCGTGTTCCTGTTATAGCTGGCACCGGCTCAATCAGCACAAAGAAAACGATAGCATTGACGCAACAGGCAGAAGCCATGGGAGTTGATGCTGCTCTAGTGGTTACGCCATACTACTGTAAGCCCAGCCAGGAGGGCTTGTTTCAGCACTTTAAGACTGTAGCTGAAAATACCAAGCTTCCAATTATCTTATACAATGTTCCGGGACGCACCGCCTGCGATCTAAAACCTAACACGGTTGCACGCCTCGCTGAGTTGAACAATATAGTAGCTATAAAAGAAGCAACTGGCGATATCTCTCGTGTTGAGGAACTAAATCGAGTCTGCAAGACTCCAATCACCCTGTTAAGTGGTGATGATGCTACCGCTCTAGAGTTTATGAAGCTGGGTGGTCATGGCGTCATTTCTGTTACTGCCAATGTGGCGCCTGCGCTGATGAGCAGAATGTGTGAGTTAGCCAAAGCTGAGCAATGGAAACAGGCCACTGTTATAAATGACAAACTGTCAGCTTTACACCAGGATCTGTTTGTTGAAGCGAACCCAATCCCTGTTAAATGGGCATTGGCTAAAATGGGTAAATGCGAGGAAACTATTTTGTTACCTTTGACCGTATTAGCTGAGCAGTATCACTCACAAGTATTACAAGCGTTGGAACAAGCGAATGTCGACATTAAATAA
- a CDS encoding PhoH family protein produces the protein MVKENLDGKRLFVLDTNVLMHDPTALFRFEEHDILIPMVVLEELDAGKKGVSEVARNVRQVSRYLDDLLSAAEEGEDPMVEGIHIGLIPQIQDKNKHGKIYFQTKEHIDRLPDSLPSSKADNTILNVALALQARDDDRTVTLVSKDINLRIKANIVGVHAEDYYNDKVLDDVEQLYTGYYELPDDFWDTHSRDIDSWQEEGKTYYRIQGPLVSEWSLNQCLFQPQDNFEAIVRSIEEEDGHATATIELLTDYRNDSHNIWGITARNREQSYALNLLMDPEVDFVTLQGPAGTGKTLLALAAALEQTIELKRYKEIIVTRVTVSVGEDIGFLPGTEEEKMTPWMGALMDNLEVLSPSDNDEWGTAVTHDLLRKWIKVRSLNFMRGRTFLNKFIIIDEAQNLTSKQMKTLITRAGPGTKVVCMGNVAQIDTPYLTETTSGITFVVDRFKNWPHSGHMTLKRGERSRLADYASELL, from the coding sequence ATGGTAAAAGAAAACCTGGACGGAAAACGTCTATTCGTATTGGACACGAATGTATTGATGCACGACCCCACTGCTCTGTTCCGCTTTGAAGAGCATGATATTTTAATCCCGATGGTTGTACTTGAAGAGCTGGACGCAGGCAAAAAAGGGGTTTCAGAGGTAGCTCGAAATGTTAGGCAAGTAAGCCGCTACCTAGATGATCTGCTCTCTGCTGCCGAAGAAGGCGAAGACCCCATGGTTGAGGGTATCCATATCGGCCTCATCCCTCAAATTCAAGATAAAAACAAACACGGCAAGATTTACTTCCAGACTAAAGAACACATAGACCGACTTCCTGACTCACTTCCCAGCAGCAAAGCTGACAACACCATACTTAACGTAGCTCTTGCCCTTCAGGCACGTGATGATGATAGAACGGTGACCCTGGTTTCCAAAGATATTAACTTACGAATCAAAGCCAATATCGTAGGCGTTCATGCTGAGGACTACTATAACGATAAGGTGCTGGATGATGTTGAACAGCTGTATACCGGCTATTACGAGTTGCCAGATGACTTCTGGGATACACATAGTCGAGATATTGACTCCTGGCAAGAGGAAGGTAAGACATATTACCGAATTCAAGGCCCACTAGTTTCCGAATGGTCTCTAAATCAATGTCTGTTCCAACCTCAGGATAACTTTGAAGCTATTGTGCGCTCTATCGAAGAAGAAGATGGTCATGCGACTGCCACTATTGAACTGCTCACAGACTATAGAAACGACAGTCATAATATCTGGGGAATAACCGCCAGAAACCGAGAGCAAAGTTATGCCCTCAACCTTTTGATGGATCCAGAAGTTGATTTTGTCACTCTACAGGGGCCGGCCGGTACCGGTAAGACGCTATTGGCCCTCGCTGCAGCACTTGAGCAGACTATTGAATTAAAACGCTACAAAGAAATTATCGTCACCCGCGTCACCGTTTCAGTTGGCGAAGATATTGGCTTCCTGCCTGGCACAGAAGAAGAAAAGATGACTCCGTGGATGGGCGCACTGATGGATAACCTGGAAGTGCTCTCCCCGTCTGATAATGATGAATGGGGAACCGCAGTAACCCACGACCTGCTTCGCAAATGGATCAAGGTCCGCTCTTTGAATTTCATGCGTGGAAGAACCTTCCTCAATAAATTTATCATTATCGACGAAGCTCAAAACCTTACTTCGAAGCAGATGAAAACACTGATTACTCGCGCAGGCCCTGGGACAAAAGTGGTGTGTATGGGTAATGTTGCCCAAATCGACACCCCATATCTGACGGAGACAACTTCGGGAATAACGTTTGTTGTCGATCGCTTCAAGAACTGGCCGCACTCAGGCCATATGACGCTTAAACGCGGAGAGCGCTCACGCTTAGCCGATTACGCTTCCGAACTGTTATAA
- the bcp gene encoding thioredoxin-dependent thiol peroxidase produces MSQPQLNKKAPNFKLPATGDKTLSLADFKGKNLVIYFYPKDNTPGCTTEGQDFRDHFKQFQKHNTEILGVSRDSVRTHENFRKKHEFPFDLLSDADEEMCKAFDVIKLKKLYGREYMGIERSTFLIDEQGKLKQEWRKVKVKGHVEEVLEAVKAL; encoded by the coding sequence TTGAGCCAACCACAGCTTAATAAGAAAGCACCCAACTTCAAACTCCCCGCCACTGGCGACAAAACTCTTTCACTGGCCGACTTCAAAGGCAAAAACCTCGTCATTTATTTCTACCCCAAAGATAATACCCCTGGATGCACCACCGAAGGGCAGGATTTTCGTGACCATTTCAAGCAATTTCAGAAACATAATACTGAAATCCTTGGCGTGTCACGCGACAGTGTTAGAACTCATGAGAACTTTCGAAAAAAGCACGAGTTCCCTTTTGACCTTCTGTCGGACGCGGATGAAGAGATGTGTAAGGCTTTCGATGTCATAAAGCTTAAAAAGCTGTATGGCCGTGAATATATGGGTATTGAGCGTAGTACCTTCCTAATCGATGAGCAGGGTAAACTTAAACAGGAATGGAGAAAAGTCAAAGTAAAAGGCCACGTTGAAGAAGTATTAGAAGCCGTTAAAGCACTATAA
- the aroC gene encoding chorismate synthase, translated as MAGDSFGTLFRVTNWGESHGKAIGTVVEGCPAGLKLSEEDIQPFLDRRRPGQSSITTRRDEADHVQILSGVVDGITTGTPISLLIPNKDQRSKDYSELQSIFRPSHADYTYQKKYGIRDVAGGGRSSARITAGHVAAGAIARKVLEQALGTEIVGYVKSIQDLTMTLGPEDVDASLIEQTPVRCPDLQLAEEMIAKIEQARKKGDSLGGIVECRINSIPVGLGEPVFDKLEADLAKVMMAINASKAFEIGSGFAGTLSRGSEHNDVFINDAGQVKTRSNNSGGVLGGISNGMPIVFRVAFKPTPTIIKEQETVNLEGEETIFHGRGRHDPCVLPRAVPIVEAMAALVLCDHFLRYRAYKDLFNID; from the coding sequence ATGGCTGGTGACAGTTTCGGTACATTATTCAGAGTGACTAATTGGGGCGAGTCTCACGGCAAAGCCATTGGCACCGTTGTGGAAGGCTGTCCTGCTGGTCTTAAACTTTCCGAAGAAGATATACAGCCGTTTCTTGACCGTCGTCGTCCCGGACAAAGCTCAATTACCACGAGGCGAGATGAAGCCGACCACGTTCAAATCCTTTCAGGTGTGGTTGATGGAATAACTACGGGCACACCCATCAGCCTGCTTATTCCTAATAAGGACCAGCGCAGTAAAGACTATTCAGAATTGCAGTCCATTTTCAGGCCCAGCCATGCTGATTATACCTACCAAAAAAAATACGGTATCCGTGATGTGGCTGGTGGCGGCCGAAGCTCTGCCAGGATTACTGCCGGACATGTAGCTGCAGGTGCTATTGCCCGTAAAGTATTGGAGCAGGCATTAGGTACGGAAATAGTGGGTTACGTAAAAAGCATTCAGGATCTAACCATGACTCTTGGCCCCGAGGATGTGGATGCCAGCTTAATTGAACAGACCCCAGTGCGTTGCCCTGACTTACAATTAGCCGAAGAGATGATTGCTAAAATTGAGCAGGCCCGTAAAAAAGGCGATTCTCTTGGCGGTATTGTTGAGTGTCGGATTAACTCAATTCCGGTCGGCTTGGGCGAACCCGTTTTCGATAAGCTGGAAGCAGATTTAGCGAAAGTTATGATGGCAATCAATGCCTCTAAGGCTTTTGAAATTGGCTCTGGTTTTGCTGGCACATTATCACGTGGCTCTGAGCATAATGATGTTTTTATTAACGATGCAGGTCAGGTCAAAACTAGAAGTAACAATTCAGGTGGCGTTTTAGGCGGTATTTCCAATGGAATGCCAATAGTGTTCAGAGTGGCATTTAAACCTACGCCAACTATTATCAAGGAGCAGGAAACCGTTAACCTTGAAGGAGAAGAAACTATTTTCCATGGAAGAGGGCGGCATGACCCCTGTGTTTTACCTAGAGCAGTCCCTATTGTTGAAGCTATGGCGGCTCTTGTTCTTTGTGATCACTTCTTAAGATACAGAGCCTATAAAGATTTGTTTAATATTGATTAA
- the wrbA gene encoding NAD(P)H:quinone oxidoreductase translates to MHKVLILYYSRHGHTRQMARLIARGVETVDGCEALLRTVPSVTTTEQAATTGDSADGGDPIVTLEELETCHGLILGSPTRFGHMASPLKYFLETTSALWMSGALAGKPAGVFTSTGTLHGGQEATLLSMMLPLLHHGMLITGLPYSETELIHTESGGTPYGASHTAGSDNSQPISESEKKLCIAQGKRIAQLSKKLAAS, encoded by the coding sequence TTGCATAAAGTCCTTATTCTGTATTACTCACGTCATGGGCATACGCGTCAAATGGCGCGTTTGATTGCTCGCGGCGTTGAAACGGTCGATGGCTGTGAAGCTTTGCTGAGAACCGTTCCATCGGTAACAACAACCGAGCAAGCGGCTACTACAGGTGACTCAGCTGACGGAGGCGATCCAATAGTAACTCTTGAAGAGCTGGAAACTTGTCATGGACTTATTCTAGGCAGTCCGACTCGCTTTGGTCATATGGCTTCGCCCTTAAAATATTTCCTTGAAACCACATCTGCACTATGGATGTCTGGTGCTCTTGCAGGCAAACCAGCAGGAGTATTTACCTCAACTGGTACTCTTCATGGTGGCCAGGAAGCCACATTATTGAGCATGATGCTTCCATTGCTCCATCATGGCATGTTAATAACAGGCCTGCCTTATTCTGAAACTGAGCTAATACATACTGAAAGTGGCGGCACTCCTTATGGTGCATCCCATACTGCTGGCAGTGACAATAGCCAGCCAATTTCAGAGTCAGAAAAAAAACTGTGTATTGCACAAGGAAAGCGCATTGCACAACTCAGCAAAAAGCTGGCCGCCAGCTAA
- a CDS encoding AI-2E family transporter, which translates to MTTIFTRWFKRNFSSPATIVLSMLLIVGFFIILTVGDILAPILWALVFAYLLESVVSIMRRKGVPRIWAVLVVFAGFIGLALIILFGLIPLIWEQGAKLFAELPNIMTKVRESILELPEKYPNFVSTEQVSAFFASLNSELAKWGEAILTASVSSLMSVATLMVYIILVPLLVFFFLKDRRQIISWCTQWLPQERHLAEAVWSEVNQQIGNYIRGKVLEIVIVGTASYIAFLIMGLNYALLLGVCVGLSVLIPYIGAALVTIPVALIAFFQWGFTHDFYILMIVYLIIQILDGNLLVPLIFSEAVNLHPVAIIGSILLFGGLWGFWGVFFAIPLAILVNAVLSALKGHKLQLHDEGQSNESPVQKSLEAPEPAESE; encoded by the coding sequence ATGACGACAATTTTTACTCGTTGGTTCAAGCGTAATTTCTCAAGCCCAGCAACTATTGTGCTTAGCATGTTGCTGATTGTAGGCTTTTTTATCATTCTTACGGTTGGCGACATACTGGCCCCAATCCTGTGGGCGTTAGTTTTTGCTTACTTGTTAGAATCTGTTGTTTCGATTATGCGGAGGAAGGGCGTCCCACGTATCTGGGCAGTGCTTGTTGTTTTTGCTGGTTTTATAGGTTTGGCCTTAATTATATTATTTGGCTTAATACCTCTGATCTGGGAGCAGGGCGCTAAATTATTTGCTGAACTGCCAAATATCATGACAAAGGTTCGAGAGAGTATTCTTGAACTTCCTGAAAAATATCCCAATTTCGTTAGCACCGAGCAGGTCAGTGCTTTTTTTGCCAGTTTAAACAGTGAGTTAGCCAAATGGGGGGAAGCGATTTTAACAGCCTCTGTCAGCTCATTAATGAGTGTAGCCACTTTGATGGTGTACATTATCCTGGTTCCCTTGCTGGTGTTTTTCTTTCTCAAAGATCGTCGACAAATTATTAGCTGGTGTACCCAGTGGCTGCCGCAGGAAAGACATTTGGCCGAAGCTGTATGGAGTGAAGTGAATCAGCAAATCGGTAATTATATTCGCGGTAAAGTTCTGGAAATTGTCATCGTTGGAACGGCTTCATATATTGCATTCCTGATCATGGGCTTAAATTACGCCCTGTTACTTGGGGTCTGTGTCGGGTTATCAGTTCTGATACCCTACATTGGTGCAGCGCTGGTGACTATTCCAGTGGCGTTAATTGCTTTTTTCCAATGGGGCTTTACCCACGACTTCTATATTTTGATGATTGTTTATCTAATCATTCAGATTCTGGATGGTAATTTACTAGTACCTTTGATTTTCTCTGAGGCAGTAAATTTACACCCAGTTGCAATTATTGGCTCGATCCTTTTATTTGGTGGCCTGTGGGGCTTTTGGGGCGTATTTTTTGCTATTCCACTGGCAATTCTGGTCAATGCAGTCCTGTCGGCATTAAAGGGCCATAAGTTACAGCTCCATGATGAAGGGCAAAGTAATGAGTCTCCAGTACAAAAATCGCTAGAGGCACCTGAGCCTGCTGAGAGTGAGTAG